aattttaagttatttgtCTTGAACTACCTAATGCCCTATTTATGGTAATAAGATGACAGAAATGGGAAGGCTATTGAGGGTGGTTGAGATATACTCAAGTTTCTTGGGATgtctattttttgtgatatagTTGATCTAGTTTTATGCCACATCATTTGAGTCATACACCGGCAGGAACAAAATTTGTCATATTAATAGGGAAGAATCCAATAGAAGCGGAAATGTGTAAGTTTTACCTAGCAAGCTCCAGCTGTTAGGTTTATCTTTGTTGGAGTGTCTTTATGGTGACGTGGCATTCGAGATGTGCGATGTGATTGGTGTGTTCGATGAGATGGAGGGGCTATCAATGGGCTGAACTTAAGCCTAAAAAAAGATACTCTAGACATTATCACTCTCCACCACATTCTAGTAATACAATATTTGTATGGACTGTTAGAATAGAGTTTTAGTCTTATTTATACCTACTAAGAAGAAAAGTTTTCACTTAGGTTTTGCCCCCGTTATGCTATTATGAGAGGGACGGTAGTCAATtgtcactacaagaaataacaaaagaattgcATGTGCGAGGAATTGCTCTATTGAGTAATGGGAAGCGAGCTATTCCCCGGAAATGTCCTACGTGACGAATGCTCAAATTATCACAAAAACTAGGTTTCTAGTAACGAAGTAGAATAATCATTacaataaagttgaattttcgTGACAATCATATAAATCCCTTAGAGTTGAGTCATGCAGTTGAACAATCGTTGACACTCTCAGTAGGCTACGGTAGCGACTACAAGTGGATTAAGAAAAGCATATTTTAGGATCTTTCGTACTAGTCAAAGTACTTGATACGgcacaattttgattttatacaCAGTGAGACGAATGTGTTTAACAACATATTCAATACCGTGATGGACATGGGTCTAACACACAACCAATTATATATGGATGATATGTATGTAGTTGTACAATTTGACCATACTTATATATGTCATCCAGGCTCTAGATTTGACTGTTGCTTAATATGTTGTTTCTTACaagcttatttatttttttcccatcTCACGGACatgaatattgaaaaattataattgaggCTTTATCTAATACATTTTCATTGTCtcatatctaaaatataaatttacactatatatatatatatatatttgaaaattttcatgtattagatattcaataaatacttatttatttaccaaaaaaaatcatacttattaaaaaagaacaaagatcaataatattacataaattgaatacaatattttatacttatagtaaatattggtaaaaatacatatatgtatgtagctatctttatattatatttaataaaatatttaaaaattaaactattcatgttatatactatttacatattttattattaatatttttattatatttaatatattttaaaataatatataatttttgtgattacaAAATCTTGTAAATGTCAATCTTAATTAAAcattatttagaaatatatataaaaaaaataatgtatttgcAATATAATGAGAATAGCTAAACCTATGGGGGAGATAAGGAATTGCTATCACATGGGGAAATGAGTTTGGAAATGGTCATTCCATTCCTTACTCATATTTTTACATACCAATCATGCCATAAATGTTAGAAACCTCAAGGAAAACCCTTTTTActcttaattttgtaattagtaataataataattaataaatttattgtattatgtaatgttatactaaaataaagatttttcGGGTTATATttcaagataaattataataggtTCTCCTAAGATTtacaataactacaaatatctgttattatttaaaaaattactaatgtCCCTCTGAAATTGACGatcgtttaacaaatactccatacaataaattattacgaTATGTATTTcttagataattatttatattaggagtatttataattttttagataacgagaaagtaattataattatgataaatttcaaaatagcCCGTTATAATAGTTACTTCTTACTCAACAAATTATCCCAttcatttgcattttttcctttagaTTATAGATCTCTTTTCATCCATTTATTtcctctattttattttgctcaattaaaaagtattatatatatggcaTTTACCactagtaaaattaaaagatgaatatggatggtgagaaaattaaactaaGGATGAGACAGCTTGATTTGAGCCATACCATTTTCGGCCCCCCATGCCTATGGGCAGAAATGGAGAcggacaaaaatatatttgaaaatagaatGTATGATAGCAGAAGTGAAGCTAATCGCCTAATCCTCAAGAAAAAGCGAAAATGGGATTGCCCGCACCCAAACTTCCACCTTAATGAAGGCAGGAGATGATtgcaagaattttcttttaagaaaagttaATCCAAAAGTTAGCACAAAAAACAATCTTTTCCAGCAAATCCGAATTAATTCACATTTCAGGTCCGTTTCTCACCAGAAACAAGATTGATAAATTCGCCCGTATTTGCATACGGTGAAGGAAAAAGCCACCAGAGGGAATGGGCCAGGCAGCTTCGGCCTCGAGGCCCAAATTCTTGAAGTCTGCCGCCGTGATCTCGCCGCCGGTGGCGGAACCGGGCTCGGAAAACCCTGATGAAGTGGGGGATGACTTGGATGACTCCGTTGCCGGGAATGATTACACTTTGAACATTCCTGACGAATGCCTTGCCTGCATTTTCCATTCGCTTTCGTCGGGCGACAGAAAGCGCGCCTCTTTGGTGTGCCGCCGCTGGCTGAGAGTGGAGGGGCAGAGCCGCCACCGACTGTCGCTCAATGCTCAGACGGAGCTTGCTAGTGTCATTCCTCGCTTGTTCCTTCGTTTTGATGCGGTTACTAAGCTTGCACTGAAATGTGACCGCAGATCTGTTAGCATTGGCGACGATGCTTTGATTCTGATCTCGCTCAAGTGCAGGAACCTCACGAGATTCAAGCTCCGGGCCTGCCGCGAGCTCACTGATGATGGGATGTCGATTTTCGCCAAGAATTGCCGGAATTTGCAGAAATTTTCTTGTGGGTCTTGCAGCTTTGGGGCTAAAGGTATGAATTCTTTGCTCGAAAATTGTGGGTTGCTGGAGGAACTGTCGGTGAAGCGGTTGCGTGGCATTACCGATGGGGCTGTATCTGAATCCATTGGCCCAGGAAAGGCAGCGGATTCTTTGAGAGTTATTTGTTTGAAGGATCTTTACAATGGCCAGTGCTTCGGGCCGTTGATTATTGGGGCTAAGAATTTGAGGAGTTTGAAGCTGTTCAGATGTTCCGGGGATTGGGATAAGATGCTTGAAGTTGTTGCTGATAGGACTGATGGGCTTGTAGAGATTCATTTAGAGAGGCTTCAGGTTAGCGATCTCGGGCTGTCCGCAATCGCTAAGTGTGCAAACCTTGAAATATTGCATTTGGTAAAAACTCCTGAATGCACAAACATTGGACTTACGGCGATTGCAGAAAAATGCAGGTCGCTTAGGAAGCTCCATATTGATGGATGGAAAACAAATAGAATAAGTGATCAAGGATTAATTGCTGTAGCTACTTACTGTCCTAGTCTGCAAGAATTGGTGTTGATCGGTGTGAATCCTACGCATTTGAGTTTAGAGAAGTTAGCTacaaattgtcaaaatttggaAAGGTTAGCTCTCTGTGGCAGTGAAACTGTTGGGGATGCTGAGATATCATGCATTGCTGCAAAATGTATTGCCTTAAGGAAGTTGTGCATAAAGAGTTGTCCAGTTTCGGACCATGGCATTGAAGCATTAGCCGGTGGGTGCCCTAATCTGGTGAAGGTGAAGGTTAAGAAGTGTCGGGGGGTGACCTCTGAGGGAGCAGATTGGTTGAGGGCAACTAGGGTTTCTCTTGCAGTGAATTTGGATGCCATCGAGCCTGAATTGCCGGATGCGGGAATCATTGAGCAGGAGATTGGTGCTGCTGATACCCCATTAATGGGTGGTCGAAATAGGGATGGTAACGCGAGGTCTGCTTCATTTAACAGGTTACGTTCTTTTTCAGGGAGGAGCTTGGTGGCATGCACCTTCAGGAGGTGGGCAAGCTTTGGTAGCAGGTCACGGAAAAATTTGGGAAGGAGCTGATGCAGATTAGCAGTTGGCAAGTCAAGCTGTTGATCTGTTCAACTCTGCATTCTGGTTCAGCACTTCTATTCTCTGTACTTGAATGCCTTTATGGAACCATTATTGGCACGTTTAAGATTGGGTTTGCGCTATTTGCTGGTATGTTGAGTTTATGAAGTGGATACCTTTTTACATGATGATGATTGGGCATAGTAACATATGGTTTCTTAGGTTAAATAGGAAAGGGGGAAAAGCTAGGCACTCCCTTTACTGTTGACGACATTATGCAGAACACTAAAATGAGAATCATGATTCAACTTCTTCAGGTCTTGCCGGTCACTGGATTTAGTCTTGCTATTGTTTTGGTtgctgaaattatgtaatggTGCTGAAGGTGTCATCACATGCAAAATTGTATCTTGTAATATATCTAATGCCATGAAATTGTTGATCATGGAAACAAGAGTCCTCTGTGATTATCTTGTTCTTTTAATCAGATTTCCCTGTTATGTTACTCAATGGAATTGTAAACTTTTATGGCATGAATGCagtgtaaaatattaaactttaGTAGTGATATGTGCTGCTGTTAATTTTCCATATCAAAAGACAATATGCCATGTAAATCCAATGAACTGTAGAGCTTGCTTATCTGATTTCTATTGAAACTAGCACACATTCTTCACAAAACTGAGTGTTTGTATCCCATGTCACTTATTCCGAATGTTGTGCTTTGAGTTTCTATATTTGCTCATGGAATAACTCTGTTATTGTCTCAGCCCACCCCTTACACTGGTAAGAGTCCCAGAATATGAAGAAAGGGTCCTAGAGCATGAGATCAAGATTAACTCTAGTtcaatttttccaatattcACTATATGAAGATCACATCTGCATAGCTGTTCATCGACTGAAAATGATGGGCTTGCAATCGTATTTTACAATGACAGACTTGTTTGATGTTCTTTTAATCTTAATCCATATACAGTGAtctctttctcaattttcactCCTCATGTATATGTTATGTTGCCTCACATTCAGTGGATATCTTGCATGGTTTCCAGTACAGGGTCGTTGATCGTATCTTTGTTTAGACAGCATCTTGCTTGTAAGATATGTTCAGTGAAGAGAAACTCTTGTCCATAGAACTTCGTTGCGAATGGTGAAACATGGACGAATTCAAGGGTAAACTGTATGTTCAACATGCTGTGGCTGTAGCACGCCAGTCACGGCTTAGAGTTTGGTTGCCTGTGTTCTTGGTTTGTCAGATTAGTTGATCTTCTGCATATCctgaggaaaagaaaaaacatggTACATGAAGCATTTAGGAAATGCAAGGGAAATTTTACTGCAGAAGCTTTCAAGGTTTCATGCCACAGCTGATCTTCGGATATCATCAACTGAAACTCGCTGATCTGACAGGGCCTGTCTGTGTAATATTATGAAAGACGGAGGGGCGGCCTACGCATTTTCACTCTACTCAATGGAGTGTCTGTAACTATCGCATTTTAATAAGCAAAAGGTAATGCCAgggtatttatttaaatacagTTGGATCTGATAAATTTTACACCGTGTTGTTTGAGAAGGAACAGCTGCTATCAAGTTTAATGCTCTGGTTTCTCAGTAGTAGTGTCTGAGTTCTGTTTGACATAGGATAGCAACTTTAAAGAACCGATGGAACAAGACTGTCATGCATCTGCATAAGTCGGAACGCAGGCCTCGGAGCTGGGTTTGGATGGATTGATTTCGAAACGAGTTgaatccaaaatatatttgaattattaggATAAAAATAGGAAGCGTTGAAGTTGAAATGAATTGGTTTAGGTCCGAACAGTCCAATAAGATATTACtaacattaatatttgattgcTCAGAAAATTAAACACGATGAAAGCCATCAGAACTCATTCAAGACTCATGGTTGAACTAAACCCGACCCAAATAGAACTTTAAAATCACGTACACTTGAACCAACCCGACACTAAAATGGCGGGAGCATGCGAGCATCGTCCATATCGCTGCTGCTAGTCTGCAACCCCAGTATAATCTCTCGGAAAATTGAGTGACACTGACACATAATGCTAAATACATGCAGTTAACATCATCGTCAAATTTCACTTTCAACATGTTAACTGGATTTAGCAATTGCAGCGACGttttcaaatcaaacaaaacgGAAAAGCTGAATTACGATATTTCTCAGTCCGATGAAACGATTTGTAATGCAGATCGTCCATGAAACGATAGAGTCCCGATCAGCCCACTTGTAATTGAATTTTACTGCACTAAGTTCACTTCTCCATGTAGTGAGATAATCTAAATCAAATAACTACAGTGGGCAGAACTAGGCTCTATGAGCATTAAGATATCTATTCTAAATTCCCTATAATATAGTATTGATTTGTAGATTGTTAACTTGATTAGCAACAGTAAATTGTACGGAAATGAAGAATTCGACCATGAAACCCTACAAATCATTGTAGGAACAACGACCATGATTTCCTCTTTGCAGTTCTAATAATGCAACAAACTTAATTTGCCAAGAAAAGGAAGTCTCTGTATCTGTAGTACAAACCTTCTGGTATTGAGCACAGTACTCTAGTCggctttcttttccttctttgcaGGTGGTTTTTGGTATATCATAATTTGACTTAGGATTGTACCGTTCGTCATAATGCCAATCACAGAGCCCAAAACCACTGAAAGAGAATCAAGGGAAGTGGTTAATAGATAACAACGGAGCAAAGAGATCTATGAAAAATGTAAGGCGTGAACTAATGAGGCAAGAATGGAAGATACTGATCAAAGTTCTAAACCTCCAATTCAAAAAGATTGGTGgaatcaaatatgaaaaacCCAAGTTAATACACAAGAAGACTAGATCTTGAGGTAGCTCCTACAGGTAagttttcaatatcacagagcaggaaaaaattgttatgatcgacacaatatttttgcttttgaaaGTGCACTATTTTCAGCATCCAAACTGAAAAAGATTTCAAGTTTCTTCAAATCATACACGTccccagaaaaaaaaatgatgaaaatctGGATGTGATTTCACTAAAGGAAAAATAGTTTTCAAGGAGCAGCAGCAGAAAGATTTTGCACAATTTTGAAGTCTGAGATATTAAGAGCAGGGCCTTTCAGGAATACTAGCAAGTTTGTGCTGCAAGAGAGTTTTCTGACACAATATAAGCAAAATGCTTCATGTGATCACAGGTTGATAAGTAACATGATACTTTCTGGAAGaagaattagtaaaatttaatcaagTCAGAAATGGGTAAGAGTACCGCTCAATGGTGCCTTTTCCTGGATGCTGGTGAAGACTCGCACTGCAAACA
The window above is part of the Sesamum indicum cultivar Zhongzhi No. 13 linkage group LG2, S_indicum_v1.0, whole genome shotgun sequence genome. Proteins encoded here:
- the LOC105155531 gene encoding F-box protein At1g47056-like; the protein is MGQAASASRPKFLKSAAVISPPVAEPGSENPDEVGDDLDDSVAGNDYTLNIPDECLACIFHSLSSGDRKRASLVCRRWLRVEGQSRHRLSLNAQTELASVIPRLFLRFDAVTKLALKCDRRSVSIGDDALILISLKCRNLTRFKLRACRELTDDGMSIFAKNCRNLQKFSCGSCSFGAKGMNSLLENCGLLEELSVKRLRGITDGAVSESIGPGKAADSLRVICLKDLYNGQCFGPLIIGAKNLRSLKLFRCSGDWDKMLEVVADRTDGLVEIHLERLQVSDLGLSAIAKCANLEILHLVKTPECTNIGLTAIAEKCRSLRKLHIDGWKTNRISDQGLIAVATYCPSLQELVLIGVNPTHLSLEKLATNCQNLERLALCGSETVGDAEISCIAAKCIALRKLCIKSCPVSDHGIEALAGGCPNLVKVKVKKCRGVTSEGADWLRATRVSLAVNLDAIEPELPDAGIIEQEIGAADTPLMGGRNRDGNARSASFNRLRSFSGRSLVACTFRRWASFGSRSRKNLGRS